A stretch of Clostridia bacterium DNA encodes these proteins:
- a CDS encoding NAD(P)H-hydrate dehydratase → MFAVEGKVIKEIDKKAIEDFGIPGLVLMENASLRVVEFMQKHVNLTSQMVCIIAGKGNNGGDGIAVFRHLWNLGYKPYLILAFDIKKLSPDAQKQYQIIEKMEVDSSHLIYSNQKKRILECMEEADILLDALFGTGFSGIIREELWQIYEHYNDSSATKIALDIPSGLDSNTGLGDTVMESEYTLTLGAPKLGLYLDEKKRAGEVYLGNISLPKALLEQYEGKYRIQTTKGISEMIGKRHAQIHKGDAGKILMVGGKKGMTGAVYLCAEGAIRSGAGLVSCVVPEQINEIMERKLTEAMTIPMIGKDGCLGENLADAILEECNLRDVLILGPGMGRHDSSIGLVHRLVLESKIPMVVDADALYLLAYMDSAKIDKNKQMVITPHEGEAARLLNWSAAEVKANRLGAVKELYMKYGGVVLLKGSRTLIYDGNELAINSTGNPGMATGGAGDVLSGMIGALMGQGLDSFSAAKAGAYLHGLAGDLAAREWGEESMKAGDITSYIAKAFMSVKQVWESHAFVTKIV, encoded by the coding sequence ATGTTTGCCGTTGAAGGAAAAGTGATTAAGGAGATAGATAAAAAAGCAATTGAAGATTTCGGTATTCCAGGATTGGTGTTGATGGAAAATGCATCATTACGGGTGGTGGAGTTTATGCAGAAACATGTAAACTTGACATCTCAGATGGTATGCATCATTGCCGGAAAAGGAAACAATGGAGGCGATGGTATCGCGGTATTCCGACACCTTTGGAATTTAGGCTATAAACCATATTTAATTCTAGCTTTTGATATCAAAAAGTTATCTCCAGATGCCCAGAAGCAGTACCAAATCATAGAAAAGATGGAAGTGGATTCTTCCCATTTGATTTATTCGAACCAAAAAAAGAGAATACTGGAATGCATGGAAGAAGCAGACATTCTTCTTGATGCATTGTTCGGAACGGGTTTTTCCGGTATTATACGGGAGGAACTATGGCAGATTTATGAACACTATAATGACTCTTCTGCAACCAAGATTGCTCTAGACATACCGTCAGGGTTAGACAGCAACACTGGTTTGGGCGATACCGTTATGGAAAGTGAATATACGCTTACTTTGGGTGCTCCAAAGTTGGGACTGTACTTGGATGAGAAGAAGCGAGCAGGAGAAGTGTATTTAGGAAATATTTCCCTGCCAAAGGCTTTGCTAGAACAGTATGAAGGAAAGTACAGAATTCAGACGACCAAGGGAATCAGTGAAATGATTGGTAAAAGGCATGCTCAAATTCATAAGGGGGATGCGGGTAAGATTCTTATGGTTGGTGGAAAAAAAGGTATGACTGGTGCTGTATACTTATGTGCCGAAGGTGCGATTAGAAGCGGTGCTGGATTGGTCAGCTGTGTTGTTCCGGAACAAATTAATGAAATTATGGAACGAAAATTAACGGAAGCGATGACCATTCCCATGATTGGGAAAGATGGTTGCTTGGGAGAAAATTTAGCGGATGCGATACTTGAAGAATGCAATTTGCGCGATGTGCTAATTTTAGGACCAGGCATGGGGAGACACGATTCCTCGATTGGGCTAGTACATAGATTAGTACTTGAATCCAAGATTCCAATGGTTGTAGATGCAGATGCACTATACCTGCTGGCATACATGGATTCAGCAAAGATCGATAAGAATAAGCAGATGGTTATTACCCCCCACGAAGGTGAAGCAGCTAGACTGCTTAACTGGAGTGCTGCTGAAGTGAAGGCAAATCGACTCGGAGCAGTAAAAGAATTATATATGAAGTATGGAGGTGTCGTCCTCCTAAAGGGTAGCCGAACGCTGATTTATGATGGGAATGAATTGGCCATCAATAGTACGGGCAATCCGGGCATGGCTACTGGTGGAGCAGGAGATGTTTTGAGTGGTATGATTGGAGCACTCATGGGTCAGGGGCTGGATTCTTTTTCAGCCGCGAAGGCAGGAGCCTACTTACATGGACTTGCGGGAGATTTAGCCGCCCGGGAATGGGGCGAGGAGTCCATGAAAGCTGGAGATATCACGAGTTATATTGCGAAAGCATTTATGAGCGTAAAACAAGTATGGGAAAGCCATGCATTTGTAACGAAGATTGTATAG
- the tsaD gene encoding tRNA (adenosine(37)-N6)-threonylcarbamoyltransferase complex transferase subunit TsaD: protein MTEKPRLLLALETSCDETSAAVIENGSIVRSNIISSQIDIHKLYGGVVPEIASRKHLENVLDVVEMALKQANVDKKELDCLAVTYGPGLVGALLVGVSLAKSLAYALKIPLVPVHHLLGHMYANLLSHPDVQFPLICTVVSGGHTSIIYWEDHGKMSIMGQTRDDAAGEAFDKVARVLGFDYPGGPEIEKAARKGVESIQFPRAYLEADSYDFSFSGLKSSVINYLHKNKQNGNEVVVEDVARSFQEALIEVLAVKTLRAAKEKKVRTVALAGGVASNQALRRIMKEKLDPEGIELIFPESVLCTDNAAMIGAAAYHLAGQGKEAGLDLNAVPSIPIHG, encoded by the coding sequence ATGACTGAAAAACCAAGGCTGCTACTGGCACTAGAGACTAGTTGTGATGAAACATCAGCAGCTGTGATTGAAAACGGTAGCATCGTACGTTCAAATATTATTTCCTCTCAGATTGACATTCATAAGCTGTATGGGGGTGTTGTCCCGGAAATAGCTTCGAGAAAGCATTTAGAAAATGTGCTGGATGTTGTAGAAATGGCACTGAAACAAGCGAACGTGGATAAGAAAGAATTAGACTGTCTAGCGGTTACCTATGGACCTGGATTGGTAGGAGCTCTTCTGGTGGGTGTCTCACTAGCTAAATCTCTAGCCTATGCACTTAAGATTCCACTCGTTCCTGTACACCACTTACTGGGTCATATGTATGCCAATTTATTGAGTCATCCAGATGTGCAGTTTCCTCTGATTTGTACTGTCGTATCAGGGGGGCACACGAGCATTATTTATTGGGAAGATCATGGTAAGATGAGTATTATGGGACAGACGAGAGACGATGCTGCTGGCGAGGCCTTTGACAAGGTAGCGAGGGTGTTGGGATTTGATTATCCTGGTGGACCAGAGATTGAAAAAGCGGCACGAAAAGGAGTAGAGAGTATCCAGTTTCCTCGCGCATACTTAGAAGCGGATTCCTACGATTTTAGTTTTTCAGGCCTGAAATCATCGGTAATTAATTATTTGCATAAAAATAAGCAAAATGGAAATGAAGTTGTGGTAGAAGATGTGGCCAGAAGCTTTCAAGAGGCTTTAATAGAAGTACTTGCGGTGAAGACACTCAGGGCGGCCAAAGAGAAAAAAGTTCGAACGGTGGCACTTGCGGGAGGCGTGGCTAGCAATCAGGCATTGCGCCGCATAATGAAGGAAAAACTGGATCCTGAGGGAATCGAGTTAATCTTTCCGGAATCGGTATTGTGTACCGATAATGCGGCCATGATTGGTGCAGCTGCCTATCACTTGGCAGGACAAGGCAAAGAGGCTGGTTTGGATTTGAACGCAGTTCCTAGTATTCCGATACACGGATGA
- the rimI gene encoding ribosomal protein S18-alanine N-acetyltransferase, whose translation MSELRIEQLSSKYIDGLLEVERLSFTTPWNRDTFVYEMESNTLASYYVALIDEQVVGYGGMWSVLNEGHVTNIAVHPLHRRKGIGQTLLNTLLLFAIGSNLTDVTLEVRESNEAARTLYENNGFVVEGRRKGYYSDDKEDALIMWRHFND comes from the coding sequence ATGAGTGAACTTAGAATTGAACAGCTGAGTAGCAAATACATCGATGGGTTACTGGAGGTTGAGCGACTAAGTTTTACGACTCCATGGAATAGAGATACTTTTGTTTATGAAATGGAATCCAATACTCTGGCCAGTTATTATGTAGCATTGATTGATGAACAGGTCGTAGGCTATGGTGGTATGTGGTCTGTGCTTAACGAAGGGCATGTGACCAATATTGCTGTACACCCTTTGCATAGAAGGAAGGGTATCGGACAGACACTTTTAAATACATTGCTATTATTCGCGATTGGCTCGAATCTTACCGATGTGACATTAGAGGTTCGTGAAAGCAATGAAGCAGCAAGAACGCTGTATGAGAACAATGGATTTGTAGTAGAAGGGCGGCGCAAAGGATACTATAGTGATGACAAGGAAGATGCGCTGATAATGTGGAGGCATTTCAATGACTGA
- a CDS encoding phosphate ABC transporter ATP-binding protein, with product MNTPEIVYDIKGLNLWYGDTQALKDVNLEIFKNHVTAIIGPSGCGKSTFIKTLNRMIENIPGVHTTGEILYHGRNIFDKSLRVEELRTKVGMVFQKPNPFPKSIYENVLYGPKIHGIKNKQLLAEILETSLKSAALWDEVKDRINDNAYGLSGGQQQRLCIARCLAIQPDIILMDEPTSALDPIATSRIEELISRLKEDYTIAIVTHSMQQAARISDRTAYFLLGELVEYDCTEKIFANPRDQRTEDYITGRFG from the coding sequence ATGAATACGCCTGAGATTGTATATGATATTAAAGGATTAAACCTCTGGTATGGCGATACGCAGGCTCTAAAAGATGTGAACCTGGAAATCTTTAAAAACCATGTGACCGCCATTATCGGACCAAGTGGATGTGGAAAATCTACCTTCATTAAGACACTAAATCGTATGATTGAGAATATACCTGGTGTTCATACCACAGGAGAAATCTTGTACCATGGGAGAAATATTTTTGACAAGTCACTCCGGGTTGAGGAATTGAGGACTAAAGTAGGTATGGTATTCCAAAAACCAAATCCGTTTCCGAAATCCATTTATGAGAATGTGTTATATGGTCCTAAGATTCATGGTATAAAAAACAAGCAATTGTTGGCAGAAATTTTAGAGACGAGTCTTAAGTCTGCAGCGCTTTGGGATGAGGTCAAGGACCGTATAAATGACAATGCCTATGGCTTATCGGGAGGACAGCAGCAGAGACTCTGTATTGCTCGTTGTTTGGCAATACAGCCGGATATCATCTTGATGGATGAACCAACGTCAGCCCTAGATCCCATTGCGACTAGTCGCATAGAGGAGCTGATAAGTCGCTTGAAGGAGGATTACACGATTGCCATTGTAACCCATTCTATGCAACAAGCAGCTCGAATATCGGATCGAACTGCCTATTTTCTGCTCGGTGAGTTGGTCGAGTACGATTGTACTGAAAAAATATTTGCCAATCCTAGAGATCAAAGAACAGAAGATTACATAACAGGGCGTTTTGGCTAA
- a CDS encoding NUDIX hydrolase — translation MHKHRIRCVGIVMEKDSILMVLHKHQSKEEYWLMPPGGGLVEGESVLAGAVREVFEETGLRTTPERIIYIRQFVEDERNYHNLEIYVLLRKTGGELVTGYDPEEETQYIQDAGFYTKEQLANSNLTIHPAWLLDRFWTDRDSDFPASSLYQGMVNVEEERR, via the coding sequence ATGCATAAACATCGCATTCGCTGCGTAGGAATCGTAATGGAAAAGGACAGCATATTGATGGTATTACATAAGCATCAGAGTAAAGAAGAGTACTGGCTGATGCCTCCTGGGGGAGGCTTAGTAGAAGGCGAGTCTGTTCTTGCAGGTGCAGTACGCGAGGTCTTTGAAGAAACTGGTCTCCGGACTACACCAGAGCGTATCATATATATACGCCAATTTGTGGAGGATGAACGAAACTATCACAACCTGGAAATATACGTATTGCTTCGAAAAACTGGTGGTGAACTAGTGACTGGCTATGATCCTGAGGAGGAGACCCAGTATATTCAAGATGCAGGATTTTATACGAAAGAGCAACTTGCGAACAGTAATCTAACCATACATCCAGCTTGGTTGTTGGATCGTTTTTGGACGGACAGAGATTCTGATTTTCCCGCGAGTAGCTTGTATCAAGGTATGGTGAATGTGGAGGAGGAGAGACGATGA
- a CDS encoding amidohydrolase family protein, giving the protein MSRKCFRANRALIESVYVENAYVLVQDGLIMEAGSLADWDGEADEILDCPGVLLPGLIDAHCHIGLLEEMDSSGDDVNELGNPVQPALRVIDGIYPTDALFTDALASGITTVGIMPGSSNLIGGQGASLYTAGSTLDEMLIQEPNSIKGALGENPKRDYGSKNMQPYTRMGEMALLRKALYAAKRYWEEQQKNPDLYELDLEPLKWLLERKIPFRVHAHRYDDIQSAMRLAKEFHLELILEHATGAAHILDELKESDALIALGPFFMTRCKREMKEISDELPALLEKAGIPFCIISDAPELPAESLRIMAMQARKKGLSEMGAIASLTSSAARVLGLDERIGTLAAGYEANMVSFDKDPLDFYAKVRTVWIKGEEVYHEKANAME; this is encoded by the coding sequence ATGAGTAGGAAATGTTTTAGGGCAAACAGGGCCCTTATCGAATCGGTATATGTTGAAAATGCCTATGTATTGGTTCAAGATGGACTCATTATGGAGGCTGGTTCTTTGGCAGACTGGGATGGAGAAGCCGACGAAATTTTGGATTGCCCAGGTGTCTTGTTGCCGGGTCTAATAGATGCTCACTGCCATATAGGATTGCTTGAGGAAATGGATTCTAGCGGTGATGATGTGAATGAACTGGGAAATCCAGTCCAACCGGCTCTGCGGGTCATAGATGGCATCTATCCTACGGATGCTCTTTTTACTGATGCACTGGCTTCTGGAATTACAACTGTGGGTATTATGCCGGGCAGCTCCAATTTAATTGGTGGCCAAGGCGCTAGCCTTTATACCGCTGGCAGTACTTTGGATGAAATGCTAATTCAAGAGCCAAATAGTATTAAAGGGGCATTGGGTGAAAACCCGAAACGTGACTATGGAAGCAAAAATATGCAACCGTATACTCGGATGGGTGAGATGGCTCTTCTTAGGAAAGCATTGTATGCAGCAAAGCGTTACTGGGAAGAGCAGCAAAAAAATCCTGATTTATATGAACTAGATTTGGAGCCCTTGAAATGGCTTTTAGAACGTAAGATACCATTCAGAGTGCATGCGCACCGCTACGATGATATACAGTCCGCAATGCGTCTAGCCAAAGAGTTTCATCTAGAGCTGATTTTGGAGCATGCGACAGGCGCGGCTCATATTTTAGATGAATTAAAAGAAAGTGATGCTCTTATCGCCTTGGGACCGTTTTTTATGACGCGCTGTAAGAGGGAAATGAAAGAAATTTCGGATGAGTTGCCAGCCCTTTTGGAAAAAGCTGGTATACCCTTTTGTATTATTAGCGATGCTCCAGAATTACCGGCGGAGTCACTTAGGATTATGGCGATGCAGGCTAGAAAGAAGGGCCTTTCTGAAATGGGAGCTATCGCATCGCTTACAAGCAGTGCAGCACGGGTCTTAGGCCTTGATGAGCGTATTGGAACCCTGGCGGCAGGGTATGAGGCGAATATGGTTTCATTTGATAAAGACCCCTTGGATTTTTACGCCAAAGTGCGAACAGTATGGATTAAAGGAGAAGAAGTTTATCATGAAAAAGCGAACGCTATGGAGTGA
- the pstA gene encoding phosphate ABC transporter permease PstA — translation MNFETQLLKELAIEKDKKINQKRSFKIDSSHIKRRVWLNNLLQRVFSLSTVFAIAVLVILFYQIIRQSIGWLDWQFLTSNLSIFPQKAGIWGAIVGSIGLILIVIPVTIILGVSTAIYLEEYAKEGKIRDFIRINLSNLASVPSVIFGLLGLSLFGRVLHLGSSILAGGLTLSLMVLPIIVVASQEALRSVPGYLREGSYAMGATKWTTIWKVVLPIAIPGILTGSILSVSRAMGETAPLVVLGIPALIMRVPTSIMDDFTALPIQIYYWTLDSVLTKEYANLASATIVVLLVVLFLMNSVAIFIRNKFQKSY, via the coding sequence ATGAATTTTGAAACTCAACTATTAAAGGAATTGGCCATTGAAAAAGACAAAAAGATAAATCAAAAACGCTCGTTCAAGATTGATTCTTCCCACATTAAGCGGAGGGTTTGGCTTAACAATCTGTTGCAGAGAGTCTTTTCCTTGTCAACGGTATTCGCCATCGCTGTACTAGTGATCCTATTTTACCAAATTATTAGGCAGTCCATCGGCTGGCTTGATTGGCAGTTTCTAACTAGCAACTTGTCAATTTTCCCTCAAAAGGCTGGTATTTGGGGTGCTATAGTTGGCTCCATCGGACTAATCCTGATTGTTATTCCAGTAACCATTATATTGGGTGTATCTACCGCAATTTACTTAGAAGAGTATGCAAAAGAAGGCAAGATTCGAGACTTTATCCGCATCAACCTATCCAATCTCGCTAGCGTTCCTTCCGTTATTTTTGGCCTGCTTGGTTTATCATTGTTTGGTAGGGTTTTGCACCTGGGTTCGAGTATTTTGGCTGGTGGCTTGACTTTGTCCTTGATGGTTCTACCAATCATTGTAGTGGCGTCTCAAGAGGCCCTTCGGTCAGTACCTGGCTATTTGCGTGAAGGTTCGTATGCTATGGGCGCGACCAAATGGACGACAATCTGGAAGGTTGTCTTACCGATTGCCATTCCGGGTATTTTAACTGGTTCTATCTTATCGGTATCTAGGGCAATGGGGGAGACAGCGCCGCTAGTCGTACTTGGAATTCCAGCGTTGATTATGCGGGTACCGACTAGTATTATGGATGATTTCACTGCCCTTCCTATTCAAATCTATTATTGGACCTTGGATAGTGTATTAACCAAAGAATATGCCAATCTAGCATCGGCAACCATCGTGGTCTTGCTAGTGGTGCTGTTCCTGATGAATTCGGTGGCAATCTTTATCCGGAACAAATTTCAGAAAAGCTATTAG
- the tsaB gene encoding tRNA (adenosine(37)-N6)-threonylcarbamoyltransferase complex dimerization subunit type 1 TsaB — MKVLSIESATNVASVALCEEGMVLSERFLNIKKNHSEKLLPMIDGMLSDAEVSEKEIGLVAVSIGPGSFTGLRIGMSTAKGLAYGWDLPLKGVNTLDSMACRLRGDMGTVVPLINARRKEAYGGFFLKGEEHIGDYFVLDAKSIAKRMEELDLKDPIFIGDGVHAMREELEKAMPEARFASAATMDNRASTVGILALERYASEGGDNLKRLAPTYIRASQAEQNLKRAGANE, encoded by the coding sequence ATGAAAGTGCTTAGCATCGAGAGTGCCACCAATGTAGCATCAGTGGCTTTGTGTGAAGAAGGAATGGTTCTATCGGAACGATTCCTAAATATAAAAAAGAACCATTCGGAAAAGCTATTGCCCATGATTGATGGCATGCTTTCGGATGCAGAAGTGAGTGAAAAAGAGATTGGTCTTGTGGCGGTATCCATAGGCCCAGGATCGTTTACAGGGCTTCGCATTGGTATGTCTACAGCGAAAGGCCTAGCCTATGGCTGGGATTTGCCCCTAAAGGGTGTGAATACCTTGGATTCAATGGCCTGCAGATTACGCGGTGATATGGGTACGGTTGTACCTCTCATAAACGCCAGAAGAAAAGAAGCTTATGGAGGATTCTTCCTCAAGGGAGAGGAACATATTGGCGATTATTTTGTCTTGGATGCCAAGAGCATTGCAAAGAGGATGGAGGAATTGGATTTAAAAGATCCAATCTTTATAGGGGATGGCGTTCATGCGATGCGAGAAGAACTAGAAAAAGCTATGCCGGAAGCACGCTTTGCTTCAGCGGCAACCATGGACAATAGGGCATCGACGGTAGGAATTTTAGCTCTTGAACGCTATGCCTCTGAAGGCGGAGATAATTTGAAGAGACTCGCCCCTACATATATTCGTGCTTCTCAGGCGGAGCAGAACTTGAAAAGGGCAGGTGCCAATGAGTGA
- a CDS encoding thioredoxin family protein, translating to MGKISKGIRLLVLLITSVVILFSAYNFGLIGQVYSGRELESQALSAKEPYVLYFYSDACLVSQTAKKDKQALSENLEALSDFRWVDINVENEGEMAFAWKKQIQVTPTLLFYARDGRLIGHYSGKIDWEAAEAELAEELVKLQVQQEVEDRG from the coding sequence ATGGGTAAAATATCGAAGGGCATACGCCTACTGGTATTGTTGATAACTTCTGTGGTTATACTCTTTTCAGCCTATAATTTTGGTCTAATTGGACAGGTATATAGTGGTAGAGAATTGGAATCGCAGGCACTTTCTGCTAAGGAACCATACGTGCTTTATTTCTATTCAGATGCCTGCTTGGTTAGTCAAACAGCAAAAAAAGATAAACAGGCACTTTCAGAGAATCTTGAGGCTCTATCGGATTTTCGCTGGGTGGATATAAATGTTGAAAATGAAGGTGAAATGGCCTTTGCTTGGAAAAAACAGATTCAGGTAACACCGACGCTATTATTCTATGCAAGGGACGGGCGACTTATCGGCCATTATTCTGGTAAAATTGATTGGGAAGCGGCCGAGGCTGAATTGGCGGAGGAACTAGTAAAATTGCAGGTACAACAAGAAGTAGAGGATAGAGGATAG
- the tsaE gene encoding tRNA (adenosine(37)-N6)-threonylcarbamoyltransferase complex ATPase subunit type 1 TsaE — protein sequence MKKRTLWSESALHTKHIGEMIGQAAEPGDVVLFTGDLGAGKTTMSQGIASGLGIDTDVTSPTFTLMQIYQGDLTLYHLDVYRLNSEAEATDIGLEEVLYGDGLCLIEWADQFPELWPDDYLLVRIERQGDMKRRIELTGAGMGEEYLGRVAKLLESAGIQYESA from the coding sequence ATGAAAAAGCGAACGCTATGGAGTGAAAGCGCCTTGCATACGAAGCACATCGGCGAGATGATTGGTCAGGCAGCTGAACCAGGAGATGTGGTTCTTTTTACCGGAGATTTGGGAGCGGGCAAGACCACCATGAGCCAGGGGATTGCTAGCGGCCTGGGTATTGATACCGATGTCACCAGCCCTACTTTTACCTTGATGCAGATTTACCAGGGTGATCTTACCCTATATCATTTAGATGTATATCGTCTTAACAGTGAAGCAGAAGCAACCGATATTGGACTTGAAGAAGTACTTTATGGTGATGGACTTTGCTTGATTGAGTGGGCGGATCAGTTTCCTGAACTCTGGCCAGACGATTATTTGCTAGTACGGATTGAACGGCAGGGAGACATGAAAAGACGGATTGAATTGACTGGGGCAGGCATGGGAGAAGAATATTTAGGCCGTGTCGCTAAACTATTGGAAAGTGCAGGAATACAGTATGAAAGTGCTTAG
- the acpS gene encoding holo-ACP synthase — MKGKAMIIGIGVDLVHTERIKQAINKNDHFRNRVFTPSEQAYCESQASSWEKYAARYAAKEAFMKVVGKGLSACSFLDVEVDKKESGEPFYRFGKDAEKVLSSLNIRSVSLSLSHEAGMAIAFAIGED; from the coding sequence TTGAAAGGAAAAGCTATGATAATTGGTATTGGTGTAGATTTGGTGCATACAGAACGCATCAAACAAGCAATAAACAAAAACGATCATTTTAGAAATCGGGTATTTACACCGAGTGAACAGGCTTATTGTGAAAGCCAAGCTTCATCTTGGGAAAAATATGCAGCTCGTTATGCAGCCAAGGAAGCATTTATGAAGGTGGTGGGCAAGGGCTTGTCTGCTTGCAGCTTTCTGGATGTTGAAGTGGATAAGAAAGAGTCGGGAGAGCCATTTTACCGGTTTGGTAAGGATGCGGAAAAAGTACTTTCTAGTTTGAATATACGTTCTGTATCCTTGAGTTTATCTCATGAAGCAGGTATGGCCATTGCCTTTGCGATAGGGGAGGACTAG
- the alr gene encoding alanine racemase: protein MRLVWAEVDIHAIRSNIKALREFLEPETKIMSIIKANGYGHGASHVAKEALNEVTDYFGVAVLSEAIELRKKWITKPILILGYTDWKDYDQLLQYDIMQTIFNKEQAIKLNEAAKKADAIVKVHIKVDTGMHRIGFVSDDESLKDIVEIDDLSNIQIDGIFSHMASADTGDVDYCRMQMDRFSEFTDCLEKMLVEKNDRNARPTKIPIKHMANSAATLTMKESHLDMVRPGIILYGHYPSQYIEGRSTLLPLKQALTLKASIVNILHAKPGMRISYGGTYTTTRDSVIATLPLGYADGYPRILSNRGSVLIKGKRAPIVGSICMDQMMIDVTDIQGVELGNEVVLYGVEEETGASLPVSELAGLTGSINYEILTGLSERVPRVYKDE from the coding sequence ATGAGACTAGTATGGGCAGAAGTGGATATACATGCTATCCGCAGTAACATAAAAGCATTGAGGGAATTTTTGGAACCAGAAACCAAAATCATGTCCATTATTAAGGCGAATGGCTATGGGCATGGTGCTAGTCATGTGGCCAAGGAAGCCTTGAATGAAGTAACAGACTATTTTGGTGTGGCTGTTTTGTCGGAAGCGATAGAACTCAGGAAAAAATGGATAACCAAACCAATTTTGATATTGGGCTATACGGATTGGAAGGATTACGACCAGTTATTACAGTATGATATCATGCAGACTATTTTCAACAAAGAACAGGCGATTAAACTGAATGAGGCTGCAAAAAAGGCGGATGCTATTGTCAAAGTGCATATCAAGGTAGACACAGGCATGCACCGAATCGGCTTTGTGAGTGACGATGAATCTCTAAAAGATATAGTGGAGATAGACGATTTGAGCAATATTCAGATTGATGGAATTTTTTCTCATATGGCTAGTGCAGATACTGGTGATGTGGATTATTGCCGAATGCAAATGGATCGCTTCAGTGAGTTTACAGACTGCTTGGAGAAAATGTTAGTGGAAAAAAACGATAGAAATGCACGTCCCACGAAGATTCCCATAAAGCACATGGCAAACAGTGCTGCCACACTGACAATGAAAGAATCGCACTTGGATATGGTGCGCCCGGGAATCATACTCTATGGGCATTACCCATCACAATATATTGAAGGAAGAAGTACCCTACTGCCACTTAAGCAGGCACTCACTTTGAAGGCGAGTATCGTCAATATTTTGCATGCCAAACCTGGTATGCGCATTAGCTATGGTGGAACCTATACGACCACAAGGGACTCTGTTATTGCAACCTTGCCATTGGGGTATGCAGACGGCTATCCTCGCATCTTATCCAATCGGGGTAGTGTGCTTATAAAGGGGAAAAGAGCACCCATTGTGGGTAGCATTTGTATGGACCAAATGATGATTGATGTAACCGACATTCAAGGAGTGGAACTGGGCAATGAAGTAGTTCTGTATGGCGTGGAGGAAGAAACGGGTGCAAGCCTTCCTGTCTCCGAACTAGCAGGATTGACCGGCTCCATTAATTATGAGATACTGACCGGACTTAGCGAACGGGTTCCTAGGGTGTATAAAGATGAGTAG